A window of the Pseudomonas furukawaii genome harbors these coding sequences:
- the ptrR gene encoding putrescine utilization regulator PtrR, protein MELSQLRIFQAVAEEGSITRAATRLHRVPSNLSTRLKQLEENLGVELFLRERQRLSLSPAGKVLLGYAERMFALQAEAEAALRGGEPAGNFIIGSMFSTAAIHLPPMLVRYHRAWPAVNLQVQTAPSGELLDAVLAGRLDAALVDGPLEFAELDGLPMFEEEMVLITEASHGPVHSAEDVAGLEVYAFRQSCSYRRRLEAWFVASKVPMSPPMEIESYHSMLACVIAGGGIALVPRSMLESLPGREEVRVHELGSPFNRAVTWLMWRKGMLGANLRAWIDLQQGRQTMPKELS, encoded by the coding sequence ATGGAACTCAGCCAGCTCCGCATCTTCCAGGCCGTGGCCGAAGAGGGCTCCATTACCCGCGCCGCCACTCGCCTGCACCGGGTGCCGTCGAACCTGTCCACGCGACTCAAGCAACTGGAGGAAAACCTCGGCGTCGAGCTGTTCCTCCGCGAGCGCCAGCGCCTGAGCCTGTCACCGGCGGGCAAGGTGCTGCTGGGTTACGCCGAGCGCATGTTCGCCCTCCAGGCGGAGGCCGAGGCGGCCCTGCGCGGTGGCGAGCCGGCGGGCAATTTCATCATCGGCTCCATGTTCAGCACCGCCGCCATCCATTTGCCGCCGATGCTGGTGCGCTACCACCGCGCCTGGCCGGCGGTGAACCTGCAGGTGCAGACCGCGCCCAGTGGCGAACTGCTGGATGCCGTGCTCGCCGGCCGCCTGGACGCCGCGCTGGTGGATGGCCCGCTGGAGTTCGCCGAGCTGGACGGCCTGCCGATGTTCGAGGAGGAGATGGTGCTGATCACCGAGGCCAGCCATGGGCCGGTGCATTCGGCTGAGGATGTGGCGGGGCTGGAGGTTTATGCCTTCCGCCAGAGCTGCTCCTACCGACGCCGGCTGGAGGCCTGGTTCGTGGCCTCCAAGGTGCCCATGTCGCCGCCCATGGAGATCGAGTCCTACCACAGCATGCTGGCCTGCGTGATCGCCGGCGGCGGCATCGCCCTGGTGCCGCGCTCCATGCTGGAAAGCCTGCCGGGCCGGGAGGAGGTGCGGGTCCATGAACTGGGGTCGCCGTTCAACCGTGCCGTCACCTGGCTGATGTGGCGCAAGGGCATGCTCGGCGCCAACCTCAGGGCCTGGATAGATCTGCAGCAGGGACGTCAGACGATGCCGAAGGAACTTTCCTGA
- a CDS encoding PA1414 family protein — protein sequence MKKRLEAWMWQLAVALGLMEAPRLQPIPVRNEGQRQRRQRQ from the coding sequence ATGAAGAAGCGGTTAGAAGCGTGGATGTGGCAGCTGGCTGTCGCGCTGGGCCTGATGGAGGCACCGCGCCTGCAACCCATTCCCGTCCGCAATGAAGGGCAGCGTCAGCGCCGCCAGAGG